The Sediminicola sp. YIK13 genomic sequence ATAATTATGTCAGACATTGCATCAAGAGTAAAGGCTATCATCGTTGATAAATTGGGTGTTGATGAAAACGAAGTGGTTGCGGAAGCAAGCTTTACTAACGACCTAGGAGCAGATTCATTGGACACTGTTGAATTGATTATGGAATTCGAAAAAGAATTCGATATCCAGATTCCAGACGATCAAGCCGAAAATATAGCAACAGTTGGTCAAGCAATTAGTTATATAGAAGAGGCAAAGTAATTTTATGATATCTTGAATGAGATTTTTAAAATATCCATGTGGTAATAGTGTCGCATGGATATTTTTTTTTAATTTACACTTGTCTTAGATACTAAAATAAAAATTGGTTCAATGCAATTAAAACGAGTTGTGGTTACTGGATTGGGAGCGTTAACCCCCATAGGCAATAATATTCAGGAATATTGGGAAGGCTTAAAAAGCGGGAAGAGCGGTAGTGCACCAATTACATATTACGATACTGAAAAATTCAAGACAAAATTTGCTTGTGAACTAAAGAATTTCAATGCGGAAGACTACTTCGATAGAAAAGAGGCCCGTAAACTTGATAGGTTTGCGCAGTATGCCTTGGTTTCTTCTGACGAAGCAATAGTAGATTCCGGATTAGATCTTGATAAGATAGACAAATTTCGTGTAGGCGTAATTTGGGGAGCAGGAATAGGAGGCTTGGAAACATTTCAGAACGAAGTGATGAATTTTGCCGCTGGAGATGGTACCCCAAGGTTCAATCCGTTCTTTATCCCAAAGATGATCGCCGATATTGCTCCTGGAAATATATCCATAAAGCATGGTTTTATGGGACCCAACTATACAACGGTCTCAGCTTGTGCCTCCTCGGCCAATGCCATGATCGATGCCCTGAACTATATCCGTTTGGGCCATTGTGATGTTATTGTCACCGGTGGTAGTGAAGCAGCTGTAACCATTGCAGGAATGGGAGGGTTTAATGCTATGCATGCCCTGTCTACCTTAAATGAAAGCCCTGAAACCGCCTCTAGGCCATTTGATGCCACGAGGGATGGTTTTGTGCTGGGTGAAGGCGCTGGAGCCTTGATTCTTGAAGAGTACGAACATGCCAAGGCAAGGGGAGCAAATATATATGCAGAAATTGTAGGTGGTGGGATGTCCAGTGACGCATACCATATGACTGCACCACACCCAGATGGTA encodes the following:
- a CDS encoding acyl carrier protein, whose amino-acid sequence is MSDIASRVKAIIVDKLGVDENEVVAEASFTNDLGADSLDTVELIMEFEKEFDIQIPDDQAENIATVGQAISYIEEAK
- the fabF gene encoding beta-ketoacyl-ACP synthase II, which translates into the protein MQLKRVVVTGLGALTPIGNNIQEYWEGLKSGKSGSAPITYYDTEKFKTKFACELKNFNAEDYFDRKEARKLDRFAQYALVSSDEAIVDSGLDLDKIDKFRVGVIWGAGIGGLETFQNEVMNFAAGDGTPRFNPFFIPKMIADIAPGNISIKHGFMGPNYTTVSACASSANAMIDALNYIRLGHCDVIVTGGSEAAVTIAGMGGFNAMHALSTLNESPETASRPFDATRDGFVLGEGAGALILEEYEHAKARGANIYAEIVGGGMSSDAYHMTAPHPDGIGVVRVMENCLRDAGLKPEDVDAINTHGTSTPLGDVAELKAITKVFGAHAKNININSTKSMTGHLLGAAGAIEAIASILAMKHSLVPPTINHTTVDENIDPNLNLTLNKAQKREVNVAMSNTFGFGGHNACVVFKKIS